The Prevotella herbatica genome contains the following window.
TAAAAAAAGAGGTTATGCTTTATGCATGACCTCTTTTTATTTCTTCTCTGAAGATTCTCAGGATTATTCTCCTTTAACAGTTCTCTTCTCAGCAATACGAGCTTTCTTACCTGTAAGCTTGCGAAGATAGTACAACTTAGCGCGACGAACTTTACCACGCTTGTTTACTTCAATTGAATCGATGTTTGGTGACTCCATTGGGAAGATACGCTCTACACCAATTGTTCCTGACATCTTACGAACTGTGAAACGTTTTTTCTCACCATGGCCTGAAATCTTGATTACAACACCACGGTAGAGCTGGATACGCTCTTTTGAACCCTCGATAATTTTGTAAGCGACTGTGATTGTGTCACCAGAGTTGAACTTAGGTAACTCTTTGCCGGTTGCAAATGCTTCTTCAGCAACTTTAATTAAATTCATTTCTTATAATTAAATATGTTTATCGTCCAACGAAACTTAGCATGCAACACTTCTGCAGCCAGCGGTTTCGCCGAAAAGCTGTGCAAAGTTACAAAAAAGCTGAGACTTACTGTTGCTATCTATGAAGTTTTTTTTGAATTTAACAATATTTCTTCTTTTTCTCATACAAAATAACTACCTTTGTAACAGTTAATTACAAACTTATGTACAAGAAATTATTACTGTTTTTTATAGTTCCTGCAGTTATAAGTGTGTCTTCTTGCAGGCAACATTATGAGTTGACCGACATTAGTCGTAGTCGTATTTTGATTGATAGTTGCTATGATGTTTCTCCTGATAAGGAGGCGCAGGCTTTCCTTGCTCCTTATCAACATAAGGTAGATAGCATTATGAGTCCTGTTGTTGGTGAAACGGCTGAATATTTATATTCGCATAAACCAGAGAGCCCGTTATCTAATCTTCTTGCTGACATTTTGCTATGGGGTGGAAAAGGATTTAACGAGAAAGTTGATTTTGCTTTATATAATGTTGGTGGTATACGAGCAGCATTTGCTAAAGGCAAAGTTACTTATGGTGATGTTGTTGATGTAGCTCCTTTTGAAAACAAAATTTGCTTTTTGTCGCTTACCGGTTCTAAAGTTCGTGAGTTATTCAGCGAGGTTGCTAAGTTGGGCGGTGAAGGTTTAAGCCATGGCGTTAATTTGGTTATTTCAAAAGATGGTAGACTTCTTGAGGCAAGCATTAATGGAAAGGTACTTGATGATAATGCCACTTATCGTGTAGCCACTCTTGACTATCTTGCTCAGGGCAATGATGGTTTGGATGCATTCAAATATGGAACTGATGTTGTCTCTCCAAAAGGGAATAATAATAATGTGAGATTTATCATTATGGATTATTTCCGTGATAAAATGGCTCAAGGTATAGCTGTTGATTCTAAGGTAGAGGGCAGAGTTATTGTAAAATAATGTTTGATTGATAAAAATGAATTATATGAAATTTAGATATCTTTTTATTTCCGTTTTATGCTGCATTGCTTCTGTTGGTTTTGCACAGAAGCATCTGACAATATTGCATACGAATGATACTCATAGTTGCATACTTCCTCTGAAGACAACTTTAGCAGATACATTGCTTGCTGGTCGTGCTGGTTTTATACGCCGTATTTCAATGTTAGATCAAGAAAGAGCTAAAGATAAGAATTTGCTCCTTTTTGATAGCGGAGATTTTTCTCAGGGTTCACCTTTCTATACTCTTTTCAAAGGTGATGTTGAGATTGGATTGATGAACAGAATGCATTACGATGCCGGAACAATTGGAAACCATGAGTTTGACTATGGTATGGAGAATATGGCTCGTATATTCAAAATGGCGAATTTCCCAATATTGTGTTCTAATTACGACCTTAAAGGAACTCCTCTTGAAAGTGTGGTAAAGAAATATACTATCATAAAGAGAAATGGCGTTAAAATTGGAGTCTTTGCACTTGATCCAAAGTTGGATGGGTTAGTATCCAAGGCAAATTATGGCATTATCAAATACTTAGACCCAATTGCTGTTGCAAATGAACTGGCAACAATGCTGAAGAATGACAAAAAGTGTGATTTGGTAATATGTATTTCTCATCTTGGCTGGGAAGAGAATGGTATGGGAGACCAGATGATGATTGCTGGTTCAAGAAATATTGATCTTGTTCTTGGTGGCCATTCTCATACTTATTTCAGGACTCTTCGTTATATCAAGAATCTTGATGGAAAGAAAGTTCCTGTTGACCAAAATGGCAAAAATGCTATTTATGTTGGCAAAATGATATTAGATTTTACTCAAAGTAAAAAGTAAGTACTATCATCTTAGAGTGTGCTTCGTTAATCGAATTAGAATAGGGAAGCATACTCTTATCTTCTATTCTTTTTATATGATCTTTATCTAGGCTGTTTATCAGACTATACATGAATTTAAGTTCAGGTCTGACCTTGAAAAATGGAAGATAAAAATCACATCCGAGTCCTATTTCGGCAAATGTATCATATCTTTTTAATTTGATATAGTCTTTATCTTTTCCGCTCAGGTTTATGGCTGGCGATATTCCTCCAAGTATATATGGACGGTGATTATTAAAACGTGGTGCGGCAAATATCAGGTCTATTGGTGCACAGATATAAACAGTCTTCATGTCCTGTTGATTTTCTGTCACAGTTGCTGTGCTGCTATTGTGAAACACGATATGTCGTGAGCCGAAATACATTGTTGGTGCTATGCGCATTTGTAGGAATTCGTTTATTCTGAATTCTCCATATACACCGACGTTGAATCCCATATCCCATCTACTTTGATCTGTTGTTATCAGTTGTTTAGTAATTGTCCCGTCTATGTTATTTGTCGTCTGTGGTCCAACATTCATTAGTTCTAAGTCTTGCACATGCGTACCTATAGAAATGCCTAGATGGAATGGGCGCAAATCCGTGTAGGGGCGATTTTGCACAATTCGTTCCTGACTGTTCGCTAGAATGCTGCTACTTATGGCAAAACTTGTTATTATAAATGCTTTTATATTCATTATCATATAAACGTATTATACCATTTCTTATTGTATAGTTCTTTATTGAGATAAAGTATAAATAATTTAAAAAACCGTACCTAAAAGTAGGTATTTCGATTTTAATATGTATCTTTGCAACGTACTCTTTTGGCGTAAAGTCAGGGTACATATTACAAAAACATTATTAATATTATAATTTAAATTTATTATGGCTTACGTAATTAGTGATGACTGTATCGCTTGTGGTACATGTATTGATGAGTGCCCATCTGGAGCAATCTCTGAGGGTGAAAAGTATTCTATTGATCCTGATATGTGTACAGAGTGTGGTACATGTGCTGATGTTTGTCCTAACGAGGCAATCAGCCTTCCTGAGTAAGGAATTACTGCAAAAAATATAAGCGGCACGAAAGTGTCGCTTTTTTTATGCCCATAAATCAGGGGCCTTTTCCTTCAGTTTCGTATGTTTAATACCCCAGATATGTATAAACAAAAAACAGACAAGATAGCTTTCACTCTCTCGCCTGTTCTGTTTAGTGTAGTGTATTTAAAAATTATTTATTAACCTCTTCTGGCTTATCCAGTCCAAGAGCTGCACGAGCATTCTTGTCATTTGGATCAAGCTTTATCAACTGTTCGTAGATAGGCTTTGCTGCATCAAGATTCTGCTTCGTAATCCAATAGTAGTAACCAAGGTTTGCTAATGCAGACTTCAAAGTGTTAGTATCATCTTCTTCGCGGTTTTCCTTGTTGCCAAGCAAACTAACAACCTTGTTGAAGTATTCTACACTCTTGTCGTCCTGACCAGCCTTTGAAGCTTGCATACCAGCCATGTTGTTTACCCATGCTGCGATAGTAGGCCACTTAACTGCCATCTGATCATATATACTGTAAGCCTTGTCTAGGTTAGCTTGTTTGTTAGCGTCCCCTTTGGCTGCTTTCTGTATGTATATGTTTGCGAGTTTAGCATAATCAGATGGTGTTGCATCCTGATTGTTTGCCATATACTTTTCGCTGTATTCCAAAGCTTTGTCTTCCTGCCCCATTTCTGCATATGCGTCAGCTATGTACTGATATGGTTTGAAGTTGTTCTTCTCCATTTCAAAAGCCTTGTTGTATTGGTCAATAGCCTGTTGGTACTGTTTATTTCCCTTCAATGCTAAACCATAGTATATGTAGTCACGGGCACTCTTTTCAACAGAGTCTGTCGTGATAATCTTATTGGCATAAGTAATTGCATCGTCAAACTTCTGAGTGTCTACAGCACTCCAAAGTGCTACACGATCAAAAGTTATGTTTTGAGCAAACTTCTGTGTACCGAATTTTGCAATTTCAAGACTTTCATCTTTCTTGTTGTCCATATATGCTGATACTGCATAAGCTACAAGATAATACTGGTCTAGACTTTCTTTTTGAGTCTTTGAGAAATATTCGTATGCCTTAGCATAGTTTCCACCAAGATAGAAGTTGTTTCCAGCTTCTGCTTCAATAGGGTAGTCTGGACGAACTTGTTTCAAAAGGTTCAAAGCTCTTTCGCTCTCTTCCGGGCTACGCTTTCTGTAAACATTTGCATAACGCATGTATCCATTAGGATTCTTTGGGTCCATAGTCATACTCTGCTGATACCACATTGCAGCATCACCACCGTCATCTTTCATTGCTGCGACATCACCAAGAAGTACGTATGCATCGCCACAATTCTTGAACTTACCAATAACCATATTACCGATAGCTGAAGCATCGTCGTATTTTTTACTCATCAACAAGGTGTTACCAAGTGCAACAAGAGCCTTTGGATCCTTCTTGAATTCTTTTTGATAATCTTTAGTCAATTCCTTTAGTCCTTTAGCGTCAAGGTTAGGGTTAGACTTAAGGGTCTGCTCTATTGGCTTCAGCAAGTCATTGTAATTTGCGTTTTGAGCCATTCCTGGTACTGACAATCCCATCATCAGCAAACCAGCTACAAGGTATTTAATCTTTTTCATAATCTTGTTTAGTTATGTAACATTTACTATTTTCATCTATGACGATAAAATGGATGAAAAGTTTAAATCTTAAATGTTTATTTCTTTACTTTTACAGTTCTTATGCTTATATCGCCTCGATATGGCAGTAAGCCTGATTTGAAGATAATAAGTTGTCCTGTAGGACTTGAAATATAGTTGGCGAAACTCCAAGGCAATGCTTTGCTTGGGTCTACTACTATTGCGTATATAGTTCTTGCGAATGGATATCTTCCATCTAGCAGGTATGCCTGATATGGTTTCCAACTGTTCATTGGTGTAGCCTTGTCCTTTATGGATACAGACATTACATGAATATTCTTCTTGAATGTGGTGTTTGTGGTGTCTCGCTTGTCATTAAGCCAGTTTGAACCAATAACACCAATGGCGTTAGGAGTTTTGCTTACGAAGTTGATAACTTCCTTACTGCTGTTTGCTGCAACGATGTTACTACTTATGATTGGTTTGCCGCCAAGTATAGAGTCTACTACATAATGTAATGTTGCTGAACTCTTGTTGTCAAACACAACCTGTATGCCACCTCTCTTTGATCCTGGATAAATTTGATTCCAGTTCTTTACCTTTCCGCTTAATACTTTCTTAACGTCGTGCACGGTCATGCATGTATCGTTGTTGTTCTTGTTTACGATAAGTGCAAGTCCGTCGTAGCCGATAGGAAACACAGAAGGTATAATGTTTTTAGTCTTGATGTAGGCTATTTCACTTGGTTTCAAACCACGTGAAGTGATTAACAGGCAAGTCTTTAGGTCTCGAATCATCTTCAGACCGGTTAGCTCATCTGTATACAGAGGTTTAAGATGCGCCTTTGGGTATTCAAACTCAAACTGCTGTCTTTCTTCCTCAATGATTGGACTAAAACTTTCGTCAGAGACGAATTGAATCGTCCCTGACGTAGGTGTATCAGTTCTACTACCCTTAGGCTTATTCTCATTACATGATGAGAATATTCCTAAAGATAGGGTTAGTCCTATAAATATATAAGATATGTTCTTATTCATTTACTGCAATTTAAATTGCACAGGTACATTAAATTTAACACGAACAGCAGAACCATTCTGCTTACCTGGCTGCCAGTTAGGCATGCTGCTAACGACGCGAGCTGCTTCACGGTCAAGTGATGGGTCAACAGAGCGTACAACATGTACATCTGTGATAGAACCATCGCGCTCAACAACGAATGAAACTGTTACACGACCTTGAACACCATTTTCCTGAGCAACTACAGGGTACTTAACATGTGAGCTAAGATAGCTTAGAAGTGCGCCTTGTCCTCCAGGGAATGAAGGCATAACTTCTACAACGTCGAATACCTTGTTGGTAACTTCTTCCTTTGGAGCTGGTGGAGGAGTGTTTACAGCGATATCGTTGCGCACGGCCTCTACGTTACGATCCTTAGTTCCCTCATGGTTTTCAGTACCAACGGCAACCTTGTCATCCAACTTATCCATCTGCTTGATCTGATTTTCCTCTTTTACGAGTTCATCTTTTTTGATGACAGGAGCAGTAAATTTCTGAGTTTGACGAGCAACAGGAATCTCCTTTTTAGGTTCAATTTTCGGTTTAATAACCTCTTTCTTCTCGTTTTTCTTAGCCTCTTTCTGGAGTTTAGAAAGTTCCATAGCCTCCATATAAGCAGCTTGCTGTTCAGCCTGTTTTTGTTCAATTACTTTCCATGCAAGAAAACCTCCTACTAGAGCTGCAGCAATGACTAAGATTATTAGAGATTTGATGTTTCGGCTGGAAGTACCCTTACGAAGCTGGAATGCTCCATAAGATTTGTTCTTTCCATCGAACACCATATCGACCCATTTAGGATCGTATAAGTCTATTTTTGCCATTTTGTTTCTTTTTAAATTGTTTCGTTACTTATCGATTAGAGTCTTATGCCTTTCGACTTGAGAAGTTTCGCGTCGTCAGAATTAATCTTATCGATAACGTAAGTACCAATACTTAGAATCTGCATTTCATCGAGAGCATCCACCATATTCTTATATGATGCATTGTCTGAAGGTTTGATGATGATAGTCAGAGTAGGAACCTTACCGTCTTTGAGCTTACCACCCTTGATATCGCTAAGTCTTTTCTGATATATACTGTCTGTATACATCTTTGGATTCTTAGCTTTATCTGCGTTAAGTTCTTTAACTGCAAGTTCTATACGTGTCACAGGTTTTACTCCATTTGCTGTAGTGTGATTTCTTAAAATCTTGCGAATACCATCATTTCCCCAAGTTGTTTCCTTGAGCCATGCTGGATTGCTATACTGAGGGATACCCTCACCATAGAAGATCTTGTTATCAGCTGTTACATACAGAGTAATTGACTCTGAAGCCTTAGCCTCATTCTTCTGATTATCTTGAGTGTTCTTGTCATTACTTGGCATTGTCAGCTCCATTGTCTGAGGCTTGCTCAATGTTGTACACAGCATGAAGAACGTGATAAGAAGCATGAGCATATCCACCATAGGTGTAAAGTCTACGCGGACATTAACCTTTTTCTGTTTGCTTTCTTTCTTTGCCATTTATTCGTCCCCCTGTTTTTTAAGCTGTGTAATCATATAATAATGACTTTCATCCATATCCTGGAGCTCATTCATTACCTTCTTAACAGTCTTGTAAGGTGTAGTTGCGTCTGCCTTTAGTGCGATTTTTAAGTTCGTATTTATTCTACGAGCCTGATCTACCCACTCTTGGAATTCGCTCATGCCGCCTTTGATACTATCCAATGGAATACCTTTGGTGTTAAGAGTCTTCTGGCGTGCCTGTGTAGACATTGCCAAATAACTGCTTAGTTCGTTCATTGGAACACCAAATGTTGATTCGTTCTTGAAAGTCTTAGACTGCTTATCACTTAACTTAACACCAAACTTGCTAGTCATCGCATCTAGGGTCTGACCTAACTGGTCGGTGTTGTCTATACTCATAAATACCTGACCTTCGCCTGTTGGCTTACCGGTTTTGTCCTTTTCAGGACTTACCAGAATAGTCAGGACGCCGTTCTCAGGCACCTTTATCTCAGACACAGAACCCGGAGTGTTCACCTTCACTGGCTCATTCTTTACGAATGTTGATGTCAGCATAAAGAAGGTAAGCAGAAGGGTCATAACGTCTGACATAGGCGTCATATCGATCCAAACGTCACTTTTCTTAATTTTTACTTTACCCATAGCGATAAATTTTTAAAGGGTTAGTAAATATTAAGCTTCTTCTGTATGGTTAGCTTCGTATGTCTGAGCAATTGAGTAACCTACTTCGTCTAGTGCGTATGTTAACTTGTCAACCTTGTTTGTAAAGTAGTTGTAAGATACAACAGCACACCATGATGTACCAATACCGAATGCAGTGTTGATCAAAGCCTCAGAAATACCTGCAGAAAGTGCAGCTGAGTCTGCGCCACCACCTGCTGACAAAGCAGAGAATGAACGGATCATACCAACAACAGTACCAAGAAGACCAGTAAGTGTACCAAGTGTTACGATAGTAGCTACGATAGGAAGGTTCATTGTAAGAGTTGG
Protein-coding sequences here:
- the rplS gene encoding 50S ribosomal protein L19, giving the protein MNLIKVAEEAFATGKELPKFNSGDTITVAYKIIEGSKERIQLYRGVVIKISGHGEKKRFTVRKMSGTIGVERIFPMESPNIDSIEVNKRGKVRRAKLYYLRKLTGKKARIAEKRTVKGE
- a CDS encoding 5'-nucleotidase C-terminal domain-containing protein — its product is MYKKLLLFFIVPAVISVSSCRQHYELTDISRSRILIDSCYDVSPDKEAQAFLAPYQHKVDSIMSPVVGETAEYLYSHKPESPLSNLLADILLWGGKGFNEKVDFALYNVGGIRAAFAKGKVTYGDVVDVAPFENKICFLSLTGSKVRELFSEVAKLGGEGLSHGVNLVISKDGRLLEASINGKVLDDNATYRVATLDYLAQGNDGLDAFKYGTDVVSPKGNNNNVRFIIMDYFRDKMAQGIAVDSKVEGRVIVK
- a CDS encoding bifunctional metallophosphatase/5'-nucleotidase, which encodes MKFRYLFISVLCCIASVGFAQKHLTILHTNDTHSCILPLKTTLADTLLAGRAGFIRRISMLDQERAKDKNLLLFDSGDFSQGSPFYTLFKGDVEIGLMNRMHYDAGTIGNHEFDYGMENMARIFKMANFPILCSNYDLKGTPLESVVKKYTIIKRNGVKIGVFALDPKLDGLVSKANYGIIKYLDPIAVANELATMLKNDKKCDLVICISHLGWEENGMGDQMMIAGSRNIDLVLGGHSHTYFRTLRYIKNLDGKKVPVDQNGKNAIYVGKMILDFTQSKK
- the porT gene encoding type IX secretion/gliding motility protein PorT/SprT, which produces MNIKAFIITSFAISSSILANSQERIVQNRPYTDLRPFHLGISIGTHVQDLELMNVGPQTTNNIDGTITKQLITTDQSRWDMGFNVGVYGEFRINEFLQMRIAPTMYFGSRHIVFHNSSTATVTENQQDMKTVYICAPIDLIFAAPRFNNHRPYILGGISPAINLSGKDKDYIKLKRYDTFAEIGLGCDFYLPFFKVRPELKFMYSLINSLDKDHIKRIEDKSMLPYSNSINEAHSKMIVLTFYFE
- a CDS encoding DUF362 domain-containing protein; this translates as MAYVISDDCIACGTCIDECPSGAISEGEKYSIDPDMCTECGTCADVCPNEAISLPE
- a CDS encoding tetratricopeptide repeat protein, translated to MKKIKYLVAGLLMMGLSVPGMAQNANYNDLLKPIEQTLKSNPNLDAKGLKELTKDYQKEFKKDPKALVALGNTLLMSKKYDDASAIGNMVIGKFKNCGDAYVLLGDVAAMKDDGGDAAMWYQQSMTMDPKNPNGYMRYANVYRKRSPEESERALNLLKQVRPDYPIEAEAGNNFYLGGNYAKAYEYFSKTQKESLDQYYLVAYAVSAYMDNKKDESLEIAKFGTQKFAQNITFDRVALWSAVDTQKFDDAITYANKIITTDSVEKSARDYIYYGLALKGNKQYQQAIDQYNKAFEMEKNNFKPYQYIADAYAEMGQEDKALEYSEKYMANNQDATPSDYAKLANIYIQKAAKGDANKQANLDKAYSIYDQMAVKWPTIAAWVNNMAGMQASKAGQDDKSVEYFNKVVSLLGNKENREEDDTNTLKSALANLGYYYWITKQNLDAAKPIYEQLIKLDPNDKNARAALGLDKPEEVNK
- a CDS encoding PstS family phosphate ABC transporter substrate-binding protein, which codes for MNKNISYIFIGLTLSLGIFSSCNENKPKGSRTDTPTSGTIQFVSDESFSPIIEEERQQFEFEYPKAHLKPLYTDELTGLKMIRDLKTCLLITSRGLKPSEIAYIKTKNIIPSVFPIGYDGLALIVNKNNNDTCMTVHDVKKVLSGKVKNWNQIYPGSKRGGIQVVFDNKSSATLHYVVDSILGGKPIISSNIVAANSSKEVINFVSKTPNAIGVIGSNWLNDKRDTTNTTFKKNIHVMSVSIKDKATPMNSWKPYQAYLLDGRYPFARTIYAIVVDPSKALPWSFANYISSPTGQLIIFKSGLLPYRGDISIRTVKVKK
- a CDS encoding energy transducer TonB; translation: MAKIDLYDPKWVDMVFDGKNKSYGAFQLRKGTSSRNIKSLIILVIAAALVGGFLAWKVIEQKQAEQQAAYMEAMELSKLQKEAKKNEKKEVIKPKIEPKKEIPVARQTQKFTAPVIKKDELVKEENQIKQMDKLDDKVAVGTENHEGTKDRNVEAVRNDIAVNTPPPAPKEEVTNKVFDVVEVMPSFPGGQGALLSYLSSHVKYPVVAQENGVQGRVTVSFVVERDGSITDVHVVRSVDPSLDREAARVVSSMPNWQPGKQNGSAVRVKFNVPVQFKLQ
- a CDS encoding ExbD/TolR family protein, with the translated sequence MAKKESKQKKVNVRVDFTPMVDMLMLLITFFMLCTTLSKPQTMELTMPSNDKNTQDNQKNEAKASESITLYVTADNKIFYGEGIPQYSNPAWLKETTWGNDGIRKILRNHTTANGVKPVTRIELAVKELNADKAKNPKMYTDSIYQKRLSDIKGGKLKDGKVPTLTIIIKPSDNASYKNMVDALDEMQILSIGTYVIDKINSDDAKLLKSKGIRL
- a CDS encoding ExbD/TolR family protein; translation: MGKVKIKKSDVWIDMTPMSDVMTLLLTFFMLTSTFVKNEPVKVNTPGSVSEIKVPENGVLTILVSPEKDKTGKPTGEGQVFMSIDNTDQLGQTLDAMTSKFGVKLSDKQSKTFKNESTFGVPMNELSSYLAMSTQARQKTLNTKGIPLDSIKGGMSEFQEWVDQARRINTNLKIALKADATTPYKTVKKVMNELQDMDESHYYMITQLKKQGDE